A window from Alkalidesulfovibrio alkalitolerans DSM 16529 encodes these proteins:
- a CDS encoding SPOR domain-containing protein, with protein sequence MTRPARSRIGYLVALMIAVALAFYLSGKFFQPDEEEPTPKEPASEAVPQAPPAVTLPEPTEPATSVEETPAVAEKEPEPWVEDNMIPARFMRDLARYGVSRFHPAGTRENPGEMPMNTLTYGLLNARFGLDRNAFGQVQTGGADAMRRRILGYVFQPGFVAYLYGHYADRFIEEVRAAVNEAEREYRSGQGFAKQALRPADAAVMLSGNAVLARDGAKVFAAVAANRSIVTRVHDAQVAARAVAGAYESMWARTRDGAAPPSEAEAEVRRAIEAREAARMAVVRAVRQETGHLSIDDGEVFFLAAWAGRRATTPGQAQGVGELGEVLSNLADRLDVLAAEY encoded by the coding sequence ATGACGCGTCCAGCACGCAGTAGAATCGGCTATCTCGTCGCCTTGATGATTGCCGTGGCCCTGGCCTTTTATCTGTCCGGAAAGTTTTTTCAACCAGACGAGGAAGAGCCGACTCCAAAAGAGCCCGCCTCCGAGGCCGTACCCCAAGCCCCGCCTGCGGTTACGCTCCCCGAACCGACGGAGCCCGCGACTTCGGTGGAAGAGACGCCCGCCGTGGCCGAAAAGGAGCCCGAGCCCTGGGTCGAGGACAACATGATCCCGGCGCGCTTCATGCGTGATCTGGCGCGCTACGGCGTGTCTCGCTTCCACCCTGCGGGCACGCGCGAGAACCCTGGGGAAATGCCCATGAACACACTGACCTATGGGCTGCTCAATGCCCGCTTCGGCCTGGATCGAAATGCCTTCGGCCAGGTCCAGACCGGCGGGGCGGACGCCATGCGCCGGCGCATCCTGGGGTACGTCTTCCAACCCGGCTTCGTGGCCTATCTCTACGGCCATTATGCTGATAGATTCATCGAAGAGGTGCGCGCGGCAGTGAACGAGGCCGAGCGCGAATACCGCTCGGGCCAAGGCTTCGCCAAGCAAGCGTTGCGGCCTGCCGACGCGGCCGTCATGCTCTCGGGCAACGCCGTGCTGGCGCGGGACGGGGCCAAGGTCTTCGCGGCCGTGGCCGCGAACAGGAGCATCGTGACCCGGGTTCACGACGCCCAGGTTGCGGCCCGCGCGGTTGCCGGAGCCTACGAGAGCATGTGGGCCAGGACGCGCGATGGAGCGGCCCCGCCGTCCGAGGCCGAGGCCGAAGTACGCAGGGCCATCGAGGCGCGCGAGGCCGCGCGCATGGCCGTGGTGCGGGCCGTGCGCCAGGAGACCGGCCATCTTTCCATCGACGATGGCGAGGTTTTCTTCCTGGCCGCCTGGGCGGGGCGGCGGGCCACCACGCCTGGGCAGGCGCAGGGCGTGGGAGAACTCGGCGAGGTTCTGTCCAATCTGGCCGACCGGCTCGATGTTTTGGCCGCAGAGTATTAG
- the sucD gene encoding succinate--CoA ligase subunit alpha codes for MLLDEDKSKALFAEAGIPVPPGILIDLADIPPDLAPPFPPPYVVKAQVLSGGRGKAGGILRADSLDELPRVLSKLAGVSIDGQAVRLARVEAAVAHASEFYLSLSVSRDRKSLVLAASAAGGMDVESAEAGSVCLQNIDLPAGPSPHQVRAAFFTLGLRKEAFKPFAGLVQQLWRAVRDNGLLLAEINPLVHLPGDDGEGSEGGRFLALDAKCEIDGSFADIRPALGRFYEPVHLGEEERFARESGFAYVRLKGSVGLLANGAGLAMASMDSLNLAGLRAANFLDLGGAADEKRMRAALSMLFGDERVRAVLINLYGGILSCGDVARALAAVLGGRPPQKPLVVRMAGNGAADGLAVMAGLGLSGVHVAPDMAKALDILRGLTPSDDPMRVSLPEGGGALSKAALDNDPEFSPLHGFSLGLGSPVLVQGATGRVAGTHMALMQAYGTNIVAGVTPFKGGTSVLGVPVYDSVVTACAAHDIEASIIFVPGAHAADAALEAARAGIPWIVCITEGIPQQDMLAALPVIERHGSRLVGPNTPGVIVPGQTKIGIMPAEPFTPGPVAVFSRSGTLTYEAAARLSAAGIGQSFCMGVGGDPFTGLDFIDCLAMAEADPGTQAILLIGEIGGRAEEEAAIWLKARGRTKPVAAFVAGITAPVGKRLGHAGAILEESSGGAGGKLSALKGAGIALCAGLDDIPGVMAKLL; via the coding sequence ATGCTGCTCGACGAAGACAAGTCCAAGGCCCTGTTCGCCGAGGCGGGAATCCCCGTGCCGCCCGGAATCCTCATCGACCTCGCCGATATCCCGCCCGATCTCGCGCCGCCGTTTCCGCCGCCCTATGTGGTCAAGGCCCAGGTGCTCTCGGGAGGCCGGGGCAAGGCGGGTGGCATCTTGCGCGCCGACTCGCTGGACGAATTGCCGCGCGTCCTGTCGAAGCTCGCCGGGGTGTCCATCGACGGGCAGGCCGTCAGGCTCGCGCGTGTAGAGGCGGCGGTCGCGCACGCGTCCGAATTCTACCTTTCCCTCTCAGTCTCACGCGACAGAAAGTCCCTGGTCCTCGCTGCCAGCGCGGCGGGAGGAATGGACGTGGAGTCGGCCGAGGCGGGGAGCGTCTGCCTACAGAACATTGACCTGCCCGCCGGGCCGTCACCGCATCAGGTGCGCGCGGCCTTTTTCACCCTCGGCCTTCGAAAGGAGGCCTTCAAGCCCTTTGCCGGTCTCGTGCAGCAGTTGTGGCGCGCGGTGCGCGACAACGGCCTGCTCCTGGCCGAGATCAATCCCCTGGTCCATCTGCCCGGCGACGACGGCGAGGGGAGCGAGGGAGGGCGGTTCCTGGCCCTGGACGCCAAATGCGAGATCGACGGCAGCTTCGCGGACATCCGCCCCGCACTGGGCCGATTTTACGAGCCCGTGCATCTGGGTGAGGAGGAGAGGTTCGCCCGCGAGTCCGGATTTGCTTACGTACGCCTGAAAGGCAGCGTGGGGCTTTTGGCCAACGGCGCGGGGCTGGCCATGGCCAGCATGGACAGCCTGAACCTTGCCGGGCTTCGGGCCGCGAACTTCCTGGACCTCGGCGGCGCGGCCGACGAAAAGCGCATGCGCGCGGCTTTGTCCATGCTCTTCGGCGACGAGCGGGTGCGTGCCGTGCTCATCAACCTGTATGGCGGCATCCTCTCCTGCGGCGACGTGGCCCGCGCGCTCGCGGCCGTGCTTGGCGGGCGGCCGCCGCAAAAGCCCTTGGTGGTGCGCATGGCGGGCAACGGCGCGGCCGACGGCCTGGCCGTGATGGCCGGGCTCGGGCTTTCGGGCGTCCACGTGGCCCCGGACATGGCCAAGGCCCTGGACATCCTGCGCGGCCTGACGCCGTCGGACGACCCCATGCGCGTGAGCCTGCCCGAGGGCGGCGGCGCGCTCTCCAAGGCGGCGCTGGACAACGACCCGGAATTTTCGCCGTTGCACGGCTTTTCGCTCGGCCTGGGTTCGCCGGTGCTGGTGCAGGGGGCCACGGGCCGCGTGGCCGGAACACACATGGCCCTGATGCAGGCCTACGGCACGAACATCGTGGCCGGAGTCACGCCGTTCAAGGGCGGAACTTCGGTTCTGGGCGTCCCGGTCTACGACAGCGTGGTCACGGCCTGCGCCGCGCATGACATCGAGGCCAGCATCATTTTCGTGCCCGGAGCGCACGCGGCGGACGCGGCGCTCGAAGCCGCCCGCGCCGGCATTCCCTGGATCGTGTGCATCACCGAGGGTATCCCGCAGCAGGATATGCTGGCCGCGCTGCCCGTCATCGAGCGGCACGGATCGCGGCTGGTGGGGCCCAACACGCCGGGCGTCATCGTGCCCGGCCAGACCAAGATCGGCATCATGCCTGCCGAGCCTTTCACGCCCGGCCCGGTGGCCGTGTTTTCGCGCAGCGGCACACTCACCTACGAGGCGGCAGCCCGTCTTTCCGCAGCCGGGATAGGCCAGAGTTTTTGCATGGGCGTCGGCGGCGATCCTTTCACGGGCCTCGATTTCATCGACTGCCTAGCCATGGCCGAGGCCGACCCCGGAACCCAGGCCATTTTGCTCATCGGCGAGATCGGCGGCCGGGCCGAGGAAGAGGCGGCCATATGGCTCAAAGCGCGCGGCCGCACAAAGCCCGTGGCGGCTTTCGTGGCCGGGATCACCGCCCCCGTGGGCAAGCGTCTCGGCCACGCCGGGGCTATCCTGGAGGAAAGTTCGGGTGGCGCGGGCGGCAAGCTTTCCGCTCTCAAGGGCGCGGGGATCGCCTTGTGCGCGGGACTCGACGACATTCCCGGCGTCATGGCCAAATTGTTGTGA
- a CDS encoding FKBP-type peptidyl-prolyl cis-trans isomerase, protein MAQAKTGDTVKVHYTGKLPDGTVFDSSEGRDPLEFTLGEGMVIQGFEEAVTGLEPGEKREISFGPDKGYGDYDESLSCAVPRDQIPPHITPEPGMMLAFTTEDGQPAHVVVTAVEEDSVTLDANHPLAGQELTFAVELVSIG, encoded by the coding sequence ATGGCCCAAGCCAAAACCGGCGACACTGTCAAGGTTCATTACACGGGAAAACTGCCGGACGGCACGGTCTTCGACAGCTCCGAGGGGCGTGATCCCCTTGAGTTCACCCTGGGCGAGGGCATGGTCATTCAGGGCTTCGAGGAAGCCGTGACCGGCCTTGAGCCGGGCGAGAAGCGCGAAATCAGCTTCGGTCCGGACAAGGGGTACGGCGACTACGACGAGTCGCTTTCCTGCGCCGTGCCGCGCGACCAGATTCCCCCCCACATCACGCCCGAGCCGGGCATGATGCTGGCCTTCACCACCGAGGACGGCCAGCCCGCCCACGTGGTGGTCACGGCCGTGGAGGAAGACAGCGTGACCCTGGACGCCAACCACCCCCTGGCCGGGCAGGAGCTGACCTTCGCCGTGGAATTGGTCTCCATCGGTTAG
- a CDS encoding lipid-binding SYLF domain-containing protein: MRPHLMYTASMKTLRDLILVLGLGAAMLLSAACAPKAPPPPPPPADLYGLLARSANTVTELSARYPRLAELLPKARGVVVFPRIADAALVFGGASGDGVVMVRDEADAWSAPGFMRFTAVNAGLVVGATENSLVLVVPNDQTARRMAGMTLDISGAVRQVSPDGSLKQHDASLNEALDDVVPFLGGKGFWAGLSMQAAYVSPEQNALRRFYGSEATMTAVLYDKLYPMPEQALSLVEVLGPAGPGNLDSQEDAPAP, translated from the coding sequence ATGCGGCCCCATCTGATGTACACGGCAAGCATGAAGACCCTGCGCGACCTCATTCTCGTCCTTGGCCTGGGAGCGGCCATGCTGCTTTCCGCCGCCTGCGCGCCGAAAGCCCCGCCGCCTCCGCCGCCGCCCGCGGACCTTTATGGCCTTCTCGCCCGCTCGGCCAACACGGTGACGGAGTTGAGCGCCCGCTATCCGCGCCTTGCCGAACTGCTGCCCAAGGCGCGCGGAGTAGTCGTGTTCCCGCGCATCGCGGACGCGGCGCTGGTTTTCGGCGGAGCCTCAGGCGACGGCGTGGTCATGGTCAGGGACGAGGCCGACGCCTGGTCAGCGCCCGGCTTCATGCGCTTCACGGCGGTCAATGCCGGCTTGGTGGTCGGAGCAACGGAAAACAGCCTTGTGCTCGTCGTTCCGAACGACCAGACGGCCAGGCGCATGGCAGGCATGACCCTGGACATCTCCGGCGCGGTCCGACAGGTGAGCCCGGACGGTTCCCTCAAGCAGCACGACGCCTCGCTGAACGAGGCTTTGGACGACGTCGTGCCCTTCCTGGGCGGCAAGGGCTTCTGGGCCGGGCTGTCCATGCAGGCCGCCTACGTCTCGCCCGAGCAAAACGCCCTGCGCCGCTTCTACGGTTCCGAGGCGACCATGACGGCCGTGCTCTACGATAAACTGTATCCGATGCCCGAGCAGGCCCTGTCCCTGGTGGAAGTTCTGGGACCGGCAGGACCGGGGAACCTGGATTCCCAGGAGGACGCCCCGGCCCCCTGA
- a CDS encoding amino acid permease translates to MKEANLKKSIGLFGVFSIAAGAMISSGVFVLPGLAHADAGPGVVVSYLVAGLFAATGMLSVAEIVTAMPKAGGDYFFITRTMGPAVGTVAGLLTWFALALKTSFALVGLTAFAMPLFGPSWVVDPRLVGMAACLVFLGLNLIGTREAGGVQNLLVIGLLAAMCWYVFAGMPHVQAQRLVPLAPHGWHAVFSVAGLVFVSYGGLLAIASVAEEVRDPGRDIPLGMFLALIVVAIAYTLVVLVTSGVLDDEVLDMSLTPISDGAAVFMGRPGVMVMSAAAILAFVSTANAGLMAASRYLFALSRDDYLPHGLSSLNTRFGTPHNALFLTTLLIASSLFLELTVLVQAASTVFILTYILSNLCLIVLRESRLPTYRPLFVAPFYPWVQIAGIGGALILLTEMGAGALLTSAALTGAGLFFYWFYGRIRSHREFALLHLVERVSRREISAGHLENELGEILRERDVTAMDRFDHLVERALVLDVTGGMDTNEMFSFVAERVEDVHGISRHEVLRQLTVCCEDGIDVIVPEVAVAHVDVSEREGFLEMVAVRNVDGVHFPDGRVMAFFLVLSSEDERRFYIQAVAALAQIIADVEFEGKWRRAKNETSLRHLLLIGERRRLLE, encoded by the coding sequence GTGAAGGAAGCGAATCTCAAGAAGTCCATAGGGCTCTTCGGCGTCTTCTCCATAGCCGCCGGAGCCATGATCAGCTCCGGGGTCTTCGTGTTGCCGGGGCTCGCGCACGCCGACGCCGGACCGGGCGTGGTCGTGTCCTACCTCGTGGCTGGACTCTTCGCGGCCACGGGCATGCTCAGCGTGGCCGAGATCGTCACGGCCATGCCCAAGGCGGGCGGCGACTACTTCTTCATCACCAGGACCATGGGCCCGGCCGTGGGTACGGTGGCCGGGCTTTTGACCTGGTTCGCCCTGGCGCTCAAGACCTCCTTCGCCCTGGTGGGCCTTACCGCCTTCGCCATGCCGCTCTTCGGGCCCTCGTGGGTTGTGGACCCCCGGCTGGTGGGCATGGCCGCCTGCCTAGTCTTCCTCGGCCTGAATCTCATCGGCACGCGCGAGGCGGGCGGCGTGCAGAACCTGTTGGTGATCGGTCTCCTCGCGGCCATGTGCTGGTACGTGTTCGCCGGAATGCCGCACGTGCAGGCGCAGCGTCTCGTGCCGCTCGCCCCGCACGGCTGGCACGCGGTCTTTTCCGTGGCAGGGCTGGTCTTCGTCTCCTACGGCGGCCTTCTGGCCATCGCCTCGGTGGCCGAGGAGGTGCGCGATCCCGGCCGCGACATTCCGCTGGGCATGTTTCTGGCGCTCATCGTCGTCGCCATCGCCTACACCCTGGTGGTTCTCGTCACCTCGGGCGTGCTCGACGACGAAGTCCTGGACATGTCGCTCACGCCCATCAGCGACGGTGCGGCCGTCTTCATGGGACGGCCCGGCGTCATGGTCATGAGCGCGGCCGCCATCCTGGCCTTCGTCTCCACGGCCAACGCCGGACTCATGGCCGCCTCGCGCTACCTCTTCGCGCTCTCGCGCGACGACTACCTGCCGCACGGCCTGAGCAGCCTCAACACGCGCTTCGGCACGCCGCACAACGCGCTTTTTCTGACCACCCTGCTCATCGCCAGTTCGCTCTTTCTCGAACTCACGGTCCTGGTGCAGGCGGCCTCAACGGTCTTCATCCTGACCTACATCCTCTCCAACCTCTGCCTCATCGTGCTGCGCGAGAGCAGGCTGCCCACCTACAGGCCGCTGTTCGTCGCGCCGTTTTATCCCTGGGTTCAGATTGCGGGCATCGGCGGGGCGCTGATCCTGCTCACGGAGATGGGGGCCGGGGCGCTTCTCACGAGCGCCGCGCTCACCGGCGCGGGTCTTTTCTTCTACTGGTTCTACGGGCGCATCCGAAGCCACAGGGAATTCGCGTTGCTGCATCTGGTGGAGCGCGTCTCGCGCCGCGAGATATCGGCCGGACATCTGGAGAACGAACTTGGCGAGATCCTGCGCGAGCGCGACGTCACTGCCATGGACCGCTTCGACCACCTCGTCGAGCGTGCCCTCGTCCTGGACGTTACCGGCGGGATGGACACGAACGAAATGTTTTCATTCGTTGCCGAACGGGTCGAAGATGTTCACGGCATTTCGCGTCACGAAGTGCTCAGGCAGCTCACGGTCTGTTGCGAGGATGGCATCGACGTCATCGTGCCCGAGGTGGCCGTGGCCCACGTGGACGTGTCCGAACGGGAAGGTTTTCTGGAAATGGTCGCGGTGCGTAACGTGGACGGCGTGCATTTTCCGGACGGACGTGTCATGGCCTTCTTTCTCGTGCTCTCAAGCGAGGACGAGCGGCGTTTCTATATCCAGGCCGTGGCCGCGCTGGCTCAGATCATCGCGGACGTGGAGTTCGAGGGGAAGTGGAGGCGGGCCAAGAACGAGACCAGCCTGCGCCATCTGCTGCTCATTGGCGAGCGACGCAGGCTTTTGGAGTGA
- a CDS encoding multiheme c-type cytochrome, translating into MFRTIALLVCLTLSAALAMAQDRAPQAPVSAATSECLMCHESLHPGIVEAWKKSRHAAVTPAEAFSLAGSKRRISAESVPEKYADTAVGCAECHTTRAEKHADSFPHSGYSVHVAVSPDDCAQCHAKEREQYTRNIMAEAWGNLAENPLFMQMVRAINDVPVYDGGLLSSRAASTSTDEETCFSCHGTKLRMTGIETRDTIMGEMEFPLIEGWPNSGVGRVNLDGSKGSCTACHARHQFSMEMARKPETCMVCHSGPDVPAYKVYKASRHGNLHSALGKDWNYSAIPWTAGQDFGAPTCAVCHVSRVAGGDGVVVAERTHAMSDRLPWRIFGVPYATAHPKSADTSIIRNADGQPLPATLDNRPATEFLVDKAEQNKRLAAMQSVCLPCHDASWVDGYFARLETTIEETNAATLAATRIMQRIWAEGLADDGNPFDEYIERVWARSWLFYATTTRFASAMAGGGDYAVFENGRYQLMETVRKLDDWHRARSAKADVNTATKTPTTAP; encoded by the coding sequence ATGTTTCGAACCATCGCCCTGCTCGTCTGCCTCACGCTTTCCGCAGCCCTGGCCATGGCCCAGGATCGTGCTCCGCAAGCACCGGTCAGCGCCGCGACCTCCGAATGTCTGATGTGCCACGAGTCGTTGCATCCGGGCATCGTCGAGGCCTGGAAAAAGAGCCGCCACGCGGCTGTGACCCCGGCCGAAGCTTTCTCCCTCGCCGGCAGCAAGCGCAGGATATCCGCCGAGTCCGTGCCCGAAAAATACGCCGACACGGCCGTGGGCTGCGCGGAGTGTCACACCACCAGGGCCGAGAAGCATGCCGACTCGTTTCCGCACAGCGGCTATTCCGTGCACGTGGCCGTGAGCCCGGACGACTGCGCCCAGTGTCACGCCAAGGAGCGCGAGCAATATACACGCAACATCATGGCCGAGGCATGGGGCAACCTGGCCGAAAATCCCCTGTTCATGCAGATGGTGCGGGCCATAAACGACGTCCCCGTCTATGACGGCGGCCTGCTCTCCTCGCGTGCGGCGTCCACTTCCACCGACGAGGAGACCTGCTTCTCCTGCCATGGCACCAAACTGCGCATGACGGGCATCGAGACACGCGACACGATCATGGGCGAGATGGAGTTCCCCCTGATCGAAGGCTGGCCCAACAGCGGCGTGGGGCGCGTCAACCTCGACGGGTCCAAGGGCTCATGCACGGCCTGCCACGCCCGACACCAGTTCAGCATGGAGATGGCCAGAAAGCCCGAGACCTGCATGGTCTGCCACAGCGGTCCGGACGTGCCCGCCTACAAGGTCTACAAGGCCAGCAGGCACGGCAATCTCCACTCCGCGCTCGGCAAGGACTGGAACTACTCCGCCATCCCCTGGACCGCGGGCCAGGATTTCGGCGCTCCCACCTGCGCGGTCTGTCACGTCAGCCGGGTCGCCGGGGGCGACGGAGTCGTGGTAGCCGAACGCACCCACGCCATGAGCGACCGCCTGCCCTGGCGCATTTTCGGCGTCCCTTACGCCACGGCGCATCCCAAGTCGGCCGACACGAGCATCATCCGCAACGCCGACGGCCAGCCGCTGCCCGCGACCCTGGACAACCGGCCCGCCACGGAGTTTCTGGTCGACAAGGCAGAACAGAACAAGCGGCTCGCGGCCATGCAGTCAGTGTGCCTCCCTTGCCATGACGCGTCCTGGGTGGACGGCTATTTCGCCCGCCTGGAGACGACCATCGAGGAGACCAATGCCGCCACCCTGGCGGCCACGCGAATCATGCAACGCATCTGGGCCGAGGGGCTGGCCGACGACGGCAATCCCTTCGACGAGTACATCGAGAGGGTCTGGGCCCGGTCCTGGTTGTTTTACGCCACAACCACCCGCTTCGCCTCGGCCATGGCCGGAGGCGGCGACTACGCCGTCTTCGAGAACGGCCGCTACCAACTCATGGAGACCGTGCGCAAGCTCGACGACTGGCACAGGGCCAGAAGCGCCAAGGCGGACGTGAACACGGCTACGAAGACGCCGACAACCGCTCCGTAA
- a CDS encoding HD domain-containing protein encodes MTGSSLSPAMQELAERRSALLAGDGCGREFETSHARLFDDYFQARLREEASGLPPAPFLLLALGGYGRGRLSPGSDLDLTFVFPGEPPEQAENLPRLLLYPLWDAGLSLDYSIRPLAETMALAREEPKVMAGLLDARPVAGPGHEPLWRDYCAALADLSRGPVRPAFLDWLRRLDEPKAQERGEGASLLEPNLKEGPGGLRDWQQIGWLARLFPGREGATLFELGLLESAELFALREAHEQLARTRCALHRVAGRRLDVFHFELQPQVSGVLGLGTEPEDAARLLASLQPAMARVRLAREAMDREVNGRLGRTPRLAGLPDGLSDTPGGLGFTRDPAHEPMIVLALFETAASTGRMPSFSAMSALRRAAPAVGEAFSASPGFFHWLPRFLAQPHAREAARIFLELGLLGAIVPEIGRVQHMVQRDGFHRFPVGRHSLRTARHLAWVDEKAPALLCRCLEAAEDREVLVWAGLLHDAGKGGARHEEVGEGLSRAVLSRLGVSSRRVEEAAFLARRHLVLMDAATRRDLADVATAAHVASLVETPARLTHLTALSLADALSTGPMAYNGWKATLLSELYAKTAKYLQKGSLGEPLAGRLIMERRARVRALAAQEHSPDLVETFLEALPPDCLARLEPEIVTDHLNLFARYKLALAEDLRQRPSATAGKGLTVHEAKPLAGQDVWSFAVMAPDQPRLFATLAGCLSLYGGDIYAADIFTLTDGTALDVFVVRPPEGREDDPEFFEDVAKAVRWAGTGKLGLQERLAERRASPLYRPPRGSGREPSVRLANDLSEFFTVVEVAADDRLGRLYDIADVLAEAGLSVHAAKITTLGGQILDVFWVRGPGGQKVEAEARREDLRVRLTERLSASS; translated from the coding sequence ATGACCGGCTCCTCCCTTTCCCCGGCCATGCAGGAACTCGCCGAGCGCCGCTCGGCCCTGCTGGCCGGGGATGGGTGCGGCCGAGAGTTCGAGACCAGTCACGCCCGCCTCTTCGACGATTATTTCCAGGCGCGCCTGCGCGAGGAGGCCTCCGGCCTGCCTCCGGCCCCCTTTCTCCTCCTGGCCCTGGGCGGCTACGGCCGGGGCAGGCTTTCGCCCGGCTCCGATCTCGACCTGACCTTCGTCTTTCCCGGCGAGCCGCCAGAGCAAGCCGAAAACCTGCCGCGCCTGCTGCTCTACCCGCTGTGGGACGCCGGGCTGAGCCTCGACTACAGCATCCGGCCCCTGGCCGAAACCATGGCCCTGGCCCGCGAGGAGCCAAAGGTCATGGCGGGCCTTTTGGACGCCAGGCCCGTGGCGGGGCCAGGCCATGAGCCGCTGTGGAGGGATTATTGCGCCGCCCTGGCCGATCTCTCGCGCGGCCCCGTCCGTCCGGCCTTTCTCGACTGGCTCAGACGGCTGGACGAGCCCAAGGCCCAGGAGCGGGGGGAGGGCGCTTCGCTGCTCGAACCGAACCTCAAGGAAGGCCCGGGCGGGCTGCGCGATTGGCAGCAGATCGGCTGGCTGGCACGACTTTTCCCCGGCCGCGAGGGGGCCACGCTGTTCGAACTCGGCCTGCTCGAATCAGCCGAGCTGTTCGCCCTGCGCGAGGCGCACGAGCAGTTGGCCAGGACGCGTTGCGCCCTGCACCGGGTGGCGGGCAGGCGTCTGGACGTCTTTCATTTCGAGTTGCAGCCTCAGGTGTCGGGAGTGCTCGGCCTGGGCACAGAGCCTGAGGACGCGGCGCGTCTGCTGGCAAGTCTTCAGCCCGCCATGGCCAGGGTGCGGCTGGCGCGCGAGGCCATGGACCGCGAAGTGAACGGCAGGCTCGGCCGAACGCCGCGCCTTGCCGGCTTGCCCGACGGGCTTTCCGACACGCCGGGCGGGCTTGGCTTCACGCGCGATCCCGCACACGAACCCATGATCGTCCTGGCCCTTTTCGAGACCGCGGCCAGCACGGGCCGCATGCCCTCGTTCTCCGCCATGAGCGCCCTTCGCCGCGCGGCTCCGGCCGTGGGCGAGGCATTTTCGGCCAGCCCCGGTTTCTTTCATTGGCTGCCTCGGTTCCTGGCCCAGCCGCACGCCAGAGAGGCCGCTCGGATTTTTCTCGAACTCGGGCTGCTCGGCGCCATCGTGCCCGAGATCGGACGGGTGCAGCACATGGTCCAGCGGGACGGCTTCCACCGCTTTCCCGTGGGCCGCCACAGCCTGCGTACGGCGCGGCATCTGGCCTGGGTCGACGAGAAGGCGCCAGCGCTTTTGTGCCGCTGCCTCGAAGCGGCCGAGGACCGGGAGGTGCTTGTCTGGGCGGGGCTTCTCCACGACGCGGGCAAGGGCGGGGCGAGGCACGAGGAGGTGGGCGAGGGGCTTTCGCGCGCCGTTCTCTCGCGTCTGGGCGTGTCGTCGCGGCGCGTCGAGGAGGCGGCCTTTCTCGCGCGCCGACATCTCGTGCTCATGGACGCCGCCACCCGGCGCGATCTCGCCGACGTGGCCACGGCCGCGCACGTGGCCTCCCTGGTTGAGACGCCCGCGCGCCTCACGCATCTCACGGCGCTCTCCCTGGCCGACGCCCTGTCCACCGGCCCCATGGCGTACAACGGCTGGAAAGCGACGCTTCTTTCCGAACTGTACGCCAAGACGGCAAAATACCTCCAAAAGGGCTCCCTGGGCGAGCCGTTGGCCGGGCGTTTGATCATGGAGCGCCGCGCGCGGGTGCGCGCTTTGGCCGCTCAGGAGCACTCCCCCGATCTCGTGGAGACGTTTCTCGAAGCGTTGCCGCCGGACTGTCTGGCGCGGCTCGAACCCGAGATCGTGACGGACCATCTGAACCTTTTCGCGCGCTACAAGCTGGCCCTGGCCGAGGATCTGCGCCAGCGGCCGAGCGCCACGGCGGGCAAGGGACTCACCGTGCACGAGGCCAAGCCTCTCGCCGGGCAGGATGTCTGGAGCTTCGCGGTCATGGCCCCGGATCAGCCGCGCCTGTTCGCCACCCTGGCAGGATGCCTGAGCCTTTACGGCGGCGACATCTACGCGGCCGACATCTTCACGCTCACCGACGGCACCGCCCTGGACGTCTTCGTCGTCCGCCCACCCGAGGGCCGCGAGGACGATCCCGAGTTCTTCGAGGACGTGGCCAAGGCCGTGCGCTGGGCCGGGACAGGCAAGCTCGGTCTGCAAGAGCGGCTGGCCGAGCGCCGCGCCTCGCCGCTGTACCGCCCGCCGCGCGGCTCGGGCAGGGAGCCCTCGGTGCGGCTTGCCAACGATCTTTCGGAGTTTTTCACGGTCGTGGAGGTGGCTGCGGACGACCGCCTCGGCCGCCTCTACGACATCGCCGACGTCCTGGCCGAGGCCGGGCTTTCCGTGCACGCGGCCAAGATCACCACCCTGGGCGGGCAGATCCTGGACGTCTTCTGGGTGCGCGGTCCCGGCGGCCAGAAGGTCGAGGCGGAGGCGCGCAGGGAAGATCTGCGCGTGCGTCTTACGGAGCGGTTGTCGGCGTCTTCGTAG
- a CDS encoding P-II family nitrogen regulator, which produces MKKIEIIIRPFKLEEVKDALAAVGVKGMTVTEVKGFGRQRGHKEVYRGAEYQVDFVVKVKIEVVCDDDQAAQIVEAARKAAATGQVGDGKIFVSPVDETVRIRTGESGSGAI; this is translated from the coding sequence ATGAAGAAGATAGAAATCATCATCCGGCCGTTCAAGCTGGAGGAAGTCAAGGACGCCCTGGCCGCCGTGGGCGTGAAGGGCATGACCGTCACCGAGGTCAAGGGTTTCGGCCGTCAGCGCGGCCACAAGGAAGTCTATCGCGGCGCGGAGTACCAAGTGGACTTCGTGGTCAAGGTCAAGATCGAGGTGGTTTGCGACGACGATCAGGCCGCGCAGATCGTGGAAGCCGCACGCAAGGCGGCGGCCACGGGCCAGGTGGGAGACGGCAAGATATTCGTCTCCCCGGTCGACGAGACCGTGCGCATCCGCACCGGCGAATCCGGTTCCGGGGCCATCTAG